The Cytobacillus oceanisediminis genomic interval ATACGAAATGCTCCTTCATATCCTTTTCCCGTTTTACTTACCCGGATCATATGCATTTTTTGTAAAAAAGTAAGGAAAAATATTTATTGTGTCCTTCAGTAACCTTTGTCATGACGGTTTAAACCTTTCCTGATCAGACAAATTGGCTAAAAAATTTAATATTAATAAGTAATTGAGGTGACAGTACATGCCAATGATCAATATGAACAGTGCCAGCCTATATTATACTGTAAAAGGAAGCGGAACTCCGATTGTTTTTATCCACCCGCCTGTATTGACTTCAGTAAACTTCAAATATCAATTAGAAGAACTTTCAAAAAATTTTCAGATAATTACTTTTGATATACGCGGACACGGAAAAAGCCCACACTCCCCTGAACCAATAACCTATCCACTGATTATTGAGGATATCATTCGACTATTGGACCACCTTAATATAAATAAAGCGTTTTTATGCGGATATTCTACGGGCGGTTCTATTGTTTTAGAATTCATGCTGACGTTTCCTGAAAGAGCTTTAGGGGGAATTTCAATTGGGGCAATGCCCGATGTAAATGACGATTACTTGAGAAAGAAGATTTCTTTAGGAATCAAGCTTTCAAGCAAAGGGGCTATTAACTTATTAGC includes:
- a CDS encoding alpha/beta fold hydrolase; translation: MPMINMNSASLYYTVKGSGTPIVFIHPPVLTSVNFKYQLEELSKNFQIITFDIRGHGKSPHSPEPITYPLIIEDIIRLLDHLNINKAFLCGYSTGGSIVLEFMLTFPERALGGISIGAMPDVNDDYLRKKISLGIKLSSKGAINLLAWSISWNNSNNIKLFKNMFSEAKKGDYRNIEQYYRYSLKYNCINQLNEINLPILLVYGKKDKPFHSYARQLHEKLPQNELHFIENVDHRIPTKAAKELNRLIFQFVTKTLSLY